One genomic region from Granulimonas faecalis encodes:
- the rimP gene encoding ribosome maturation factor RimP has translation MAVKDIRSRLLEALEAEAAAHGADIVDVEVAGASKAPVVRVRVDRAEPGEPVSLDEVASHNGWVGDVVEALDPFPGSYTLEVSSPGLDRPLRRPADFERFVGEPVQVRMAGHGGRRTFTGTLMGLQGDDVVVECDDGTHALPLADVQSAKLRPVF, from the coding sequence ATGGCTGTCAAGGACATCAGGTCGCGGCTTCTGGAGGCCCTCGAGGCCGAGGCTGCCGCCCACGGGGCGGACATCGTCGACGTCGAGGTGGCCGGTGCGTCCAAGGCGCCCGTCGTCCGGGTTCGCGTCGACCGGGCCGAGCCCGGCGAGCCCGTCTCCCTCGACGAGGTGGCCTCCCACAACGGGTGGGTCGGCGACGTCGTCGAGGCGCTCGACCCCTTCCCGGGCTCCTACACCCTCGAGGTCTCCTCGCCGGGCCTCGACCGGCCCCTGCGCCGCCCTGCCGACTTCGAGCGCTTCGTCGGCGAACCCGTGCAGGTGCGCATGGCGGGCCACGGGGGTCGCCGCACCTTCACCGGCACCCTCATGGGCCTCCAGGGCGACGACGTCGTCGTGGAGTGCGACGACGGTACCCACGCCCTGCCCCTCGCCGACGTCCAGTCGGCCAAGCTGAGGCCCGTCTTCTAG
- the infB gene encoding translation initiation factor IF-2, whose product MAKTRVSELAKEFGITSKEMLSHLKDMKIPAKSASSALEDAYVSMVRKKLAPQLKAREEELRAAQEAEEAARRAEEEARRAAEEAARREVEERRQRERAEEERRRAEEEARRAAEEAKAAEEERRRAEEAERNRVKDTAPKSMPKFTSLLEQIAQQEEVLKQKKEEEAKRREEDKAKRASRPQERRGGGRQDRRGPAAMDVAPSPEKAAASNRHNKRHHGHEGPDEDRYSRMARSAEEYNRERVLEDARASVEEASRESTGRRKKRKEHRKAQAAQAAKEQAIQEALANDQDISKLDVVKVPQGATVAELADLLDIPASDIVKRLFLLGTPLTMTQSMSDELIELVADDLGREVKVMTKEEENSFTFYDDPADLLPRAPVVTVMGHVDHGKTSTLDAIRHTGVAEGEAGGITQHIGASQVKINGRTITFVDTPGHETFTAMRARGAKVTDIVVLVVAADDGVMPQTIESINHAKAAGVPIVVAVNKIDRDDANPDRVRQELTEYGVIPEEWGGENMFVNISAKKNMGIDELLETILLQADVLELKANPNTFASGYVLEAKLDRGRGSVATLLVNRGTLHVGDALVAGMSYGRVRAMLGQNGQPVTEAGPSDPVEILGLSSVPAAGDEFRVFQDERDARDLAESRSLKARIEEQNKVKHVTLENLFDTMEDAEVKELNLVVKADVQGSIEALSDALGKMDQSEVRINIIHSAVGAISETDVILADASNAIIIGFGVRPEAKARAAAERDNVQIKCYQVIYKAIEDIDAARVGMLKPTEEEVQTGVAEVRDTFKVPKVGIAAGCMVTEGEISRDDSVRLTRNGIVVFDGKMASLRRYKDDVKSVKAGYECGIGLENYQDIHPGDLIEGYKIVQVARTE is encoded by the coding sequence ATGGCAAAGACGCGCGTCAGCGAACTCGCCAAGGAGTTCGGCATCACGAGCAAGGAGATGCTCTCCCATCTCAAGGACATGAAGATTCCGGCGAAGTCCGCGTCGTCGGCCCTGGAGGACGCCTACGTCTCCATGGTGCGCAAGAAGCTCGCCCCCCAGCTCAAGGCCCGCGAGGAGGAGCTCCGCGCCGCCCAGGAGGCCGAGGAGGCCGCCCGTAGGGCAGAGGAGGAGGCCCGCCGCGCCGCCGAGGAGGCCGCCCGCCGCGAGGTCGAGGAGCGCCGCCAGCGCGAGCGCGCCGAGGAGGAGCGCCGCCGCGCCGAGGAGGAGGCCCGCCGCGCCGCCGAGGAGGCCAAGGCCGCCGAGGAGGAGCGCCGCCGCGCCGAGGAGGCCGAGCGCAACCGCGTGAAGGACACCGCGCCCAAGAGCATGCCCAAGTTCACCAGCCTGCTGGAGCAGATCGCCCAGCAGGAGGAGGTGCTCAAGCAGAAGAAGGAGGAGGAGGCCAAGCGCCGCGAGGAGGACAAGGCCAAGCGCGCCTCGCGCCCCCAGGAGCGCCGCGGCGGCGGCCGTCAGGACCGTCGCGGGCCGGCCGCCATGGACGTGGCCCCCTCGCCGGAGAAGGCCGCGGCCTCCAACCGGCACAACAAGCGCCACCACGGCCACGAGGGCCCCGACGAGGACCGCTACAGCCGCATGGCCCGCTCCGCCGAGGAGTACAACCGCGAGCGCGTCCTCGAGGACGCCCGCGCCTCCGTCGAGGAGGCCAGCCGCGAGTCCACCGGCCGCCGCAAGAAGCGCAAGGAGCACAGGAAGGCCCAGGCCGCCCAGGCGGCCAAGGAGCAGGCCATCCAGGAGGCCCTGGCCAACGACCAGGACATCTCCAAGCTCGACGTCGTGAAGGTGCCGCAGGGCGCCACCGTGGCCGAGCTCGCCGACCTCCTCGACATCCCGGCCTCCGACATCGTCAAGCGCCTCTTCCTGCTCGGCACCCCGCTCACCATGACCCAGTCGATGTCCGACGAGCTCATCGAGCTCGTGGCCGACGACCTGGGCCGCGAGGTCAAGGTCATGACCAAGGAGGAGGAGAACTCCTTCACGTTCTACGACGACCCGGCCGACCTCCTGCCGCGCGCCCCCGTGGTCACCGTCATGGGCCACGTCGACCACGGCAAGACCTCCACCCTCGACGCCATCCGCCACACCGGCGTGGCCGAGGGCGAGGCCGGCGGCATCACCCAGCACATCGGCGCCTCCCAGGTGAAGATCAACGGCCGCACCATCACCTTCGTCGACACCCCCGGCCATGAGACCTTCACCGCCATGCGCGCCCGCGGCGCCAAGGTGACCGACATCGTGGTCCTGGTCGTGGCCGCCGACGACGGCGTCATGCCCCAGACCATCGAGTCGATCAACCACGCCAAGGCCGCCGGCGTGCCCATCGTCGTGGCCGTCAACAAGATCGACCGCGACGACGCCAACCCCGACCGCGTGCGCCAGGAGCTCACCGAGTACGGCGTCATCCCCGAGGAGTGGGGCGGCGAGAACATGTTCGTCAACATCTCCGCCAAGAAGAACATGGGCATCGACGAGCTGCTCGAGACCATCCTGCTCCAAGCCGACGTCCTCGAGCTCAAGGCCAACCCCAACACCTTCGCCTCCGGCTACGTCCTCGAGGCCAAGCTCGACCGCGGCCGCGGCTCGGTGGCCACGCTGCTGGTCAACCGCGGCACCCTCCACGTGGGCGACGCCCTGGTCGCCGGCATGAGCTACGGCCGCGTCCGCGCCATGCTCGGCCAGAACGGCCAGCCCGTCACCGAGGCCGGCCCGTCCGACCCGGTGGAGATCCTGGGCCTGTCCTCGGTGCCCGCCGCCGGCGACGAGTTCCGCGTCTTCCAGGACGAGCGCGACGCCCGCGACCTCGCCGAGTCCCGCTCCCTCAAGGCCCGTATCGAGGAGCAGAACAAGGTCAAGCACGTCACCCTCGAGAACCTCTTCGACACCATGGAGGACGCCGAGGTCAAGGAGCTCAACCTCGTGGTCAAGGCCGACGTCCAGGGCTCCATCGAGGCCCTCTCCGACGCCTTGGGCAAGATGGACCAGTCCGAGGTCCGCATCAACATCATCCACAGCGCCGTGGGTGCCATCTCCGAGACCGACGTCATCCTCGCCGACGCCTCCAACGCCATCATCATCGGCTTCGGCGTGCGCCCGGAGGCCAAGGCCCGCGCCGCGGCCGAGCGCGACAATGTCCAGATCAAGTGCTACCAGGTCATCTATAAGGCCATCGAGGACATCGACGCCGCCCGTGTGGGCATGCTCAAGCCCACGGAGGAGGAGGTCCAGACCGGCGTCGCCGAGGTCCGTGACACCTTCAAGGTGCCCAAGGTCGGCATCGCCGCCGGCTGCATGGTGACCGAGGGCGAGATCTCGCGCGACGACTCCGTGCGCCTCACCCGCAACGGCATCGTGGTCTTCGACGGCAAGATGGCCTCCCTGCGCCGCTACAAGGACGACGTCAAGAGCGTCAAGGCCGGTTACGAGTGCGGCATCGGCCTCGAGAACTACCAGGACATCCATCCCGGCGACCTCATCGAGGGCTACAAGATCGTCCAGGTGGCCCGCACCGAGTAG
- the rbfA gene encoding 30S ribosome-binding factor RbfA — MKQNKNSRRINEQAREKLAHILLFDVSDPALQQLTLTGCEVSIDKSFLRAYVSCDADRYEDVLAALTRARGRIRSLLGRALGWRVTPELDFRIDTSTDEAERITRALENVPPTLSVEKDEDGYPVAPEGAGEPGDERG, encoded by the coding sequence ATGAAACAGAACAAGAACTCCCGGCGCATCAACGAGCAGGCGCGCGAGAAGCTCGCCCACATCCTCCTGTTCGACGTGAGCGACCCCGCGCTCCAGCAGCTGACCCTCACGGGCTGCGAGGTCTCCATCGACAAGAGCTTCCTGCGCGCCTACGTCTCCTGCGACGCGGACCGCTACGAGGACGTCCTCGCGGCCCTCACCCGCGCCCGCGGCCGCATCCGCTCACTCCTGGGCCGCGCGCTCGGCTGGCGCGTGACGCCCGAGCTTGACTTTCGCATCGACACCTCCACCGACGAGGCCGAGCGCATCACCCGCGCCCTCGAGAACGTGCCGCCCACCCTTTCCGTGGAGAAGGACGAGGACGGCTACCCCGTGGCGCCCGAGGGCGCGGGCGAGCCCGGCGACGAGAGGGGCTGA
- a CDS encoding PASTA domain-containing protein, with protein sequence MKCPQCGKDLGSDLLPARCPDCGANLRDPALVSGSRDAGASRRSVEGLTGIGKGSTKDRGRHRVQLALAVLIVAVFCVGVVWMVRWAQGTLSRVPDVVGWRYERAEKELKALGYDVDREDVATKDASAGIVVSADVPEGGSGTARLQVATARTMPDVAGMGLEEAEAALDGAAIPYAVEERTGDGEDGRVQGASLEAGREVVGDTTVTLYVTRLPRVPDVMGKTRQEAVAALSEAGLGYEVESVPHEDGKAVGTVVSVDPAAGTAVKPGDKVRIGVVSQRKSLSQATAEQAVAAVYDAVSPGDSIGSALSALLSPESPFAGKGAHEVWYGMVKAAGGHEGVDARIQSLPRSVSSASIDVSDDGSSAEARVSVHWDWTSLGDGYQGVTSDDLHTITMTFDDEGRLLTFYDPQTDVPAYRVES encoded by the coding sequence ATGAAGTGCCCCCAATGCGGTAAGGACCTTGGAAGCGACCTGCTCCCCGCGCGCTGCCCCGACTGCGGGGCCAACCTCCGCGACCCGGCCCTCGTCTCCGGGTCCCGGGACGCCGGCGCCTCCCGCCGCTCCGTCGAGGGGCTCACGGGCATCGGGAAGGGGAGCACCAAGGACCGTGGCCGCCACAGGGTCCAGCTCGCCCTCGCCGTCCTGATCGTGGCCGTGTTCTGCGTCGGCGTCGTCTGGATGGTGCGGTGGGCCCAGGGGACCCTCAGTCGGGTGCCCGACGTCGTGGGCTGGCGCTACGAGCGCGCCGAGAAGGAGCTCAAGGCCCTCGGCTACGACGTGGATCGCGAGGACGTGGCCACCAAGGACGCCTCCGCCGGCATCGTCGTCTCGGCCGACGTCCCCGAGGGGGGCTCCGGCACCGCCCGGCTCCAGGTGGCCACGGCGCGCACGATGCCCGACGTCGCCGGCATGGGGCTCGAGGAGGCGGAGGCGGCCCTCGACGGGGCGGCCATCCCCTACGCCGTGGAGGAGCGCACGGGGGACGGCGAGGACGGCCGGGTCCAGGGGGCGTCGCTCGAGGCGGGGCGCGAGGTGGTGGGCGACACCACCGTCACCCTCTACGTGACCAGGCTGCCGCGCGTGCCCGACGTCATGGGCAAGACCCGCCAGGAGGCCGTCGCGGCCCTCTCCGAGGCCGGCCTCGGCTACGAGGTGGAGAGCGTCCCCCACGAGGACGGCAAGGCCGTGGGCACCGTCGTCTCGGTGGACCCGGCGGCCGGTACCGCCGTCAAGCCTGGCGACAAGGTGAGGATCGGCGTGGTGTCCCAGCGCAAGAGCCTCTCCCAGGCCACTGCGGAGCAGGCGGTGGCGGCCGTGTACGACGCGGTGTCCCCCGGTGACTCCATCGGCTCCGCGCTCTCCGCGCTGCTCTCGCCCGAGTCGCCCTTCGCCGGCAAGGGCGCCCACGAGGTCTGGTACGGCATGGTCAAGGCGGCCGGCGGCCACGAGGGCGTGGACGCGCGGATCCAGTCGCTGCCGCGGTCGGTGAGCTCCGCCTCCATCGACGTGTCCGACGACGGCTCCTCGGCGGAGGCCCGCGTGTCGGTGCACTGGGACTGGACGTCCCTGGGCGACGGCTACCAAGGCGTGACGTCCGACGACCTCCACACGATCACCATGACCTTCGACGACGAGGGCCGGCTCCTGACGTTCTACGACCCCCAGACCGATGTCCCGGCCTACCGGGTGGAGTCCTGA
- a CDS encoding DHH family phosphoesterase yields the protein MACPVAIGEAQRRDFASIAALVEGARTIVLCAHTRPDGDAVGSVLAMAEVVRARWGEGREVTCLLADDGPVPSTYRFLPGSDTFVAASAYRGDPDLFIALDLPTPSRLNHARAVMERSRAVAVIDHHPADEPFGTPHLTRTEAAATGVLVTEFALFAGVELTPAMANDLFCAVQTDTGRFQYQNADPEAFKVASLLVDAGADPSWVSLNVYQSFRLPYLHLESIVMGRIVTLDCGRIAYSYATRADLAHTGAEDDECDGLIDSVRSIRGAEAALFLKESPTPGVVRGNLRAKGDVDVSAVARAMGGGGHRAAAGFSADGTIDDVFAQVFPLLREVVSGCPPCGGAR from the coding sequence ATGGCCTGTCCAGTCGCCATCGGCGAGGCCCAGCGCAGGGACTTCGCCTCGATCGCGGCCCTCGTCGAGGGGGCCCGGACCATCGTCCTCTGCGCACACACGAGGCCCGACGGCGACGCCGTGGGGTCCGTGCTCGCCATGGCCGAGGTCGTCCGCGCCCGCTGGGGCGAGGGTCGGGAGGTCACCTGCCTGCTGGCCGACGACGGCCCCGTGCCCTCGACCTACCGGTTCCTGCCGGGCTCCGACACGTTCGTGGCCGCCTCGGCCTACAGGGGCGACCCCGACCTCTTCATCGCCCTCGACCTCCCCACGCCCTCCCGGCTCAACCACGCCCGGGCGGTCATGGAGCGATCGCGGGCCGTCGCCGTCATCGACCACCACCCGGCCGACGAGCCCTTCGGCACGCCGCACCTCACACGGACGGAGGCCGCGGCGACCGGTGTCCTCGTGACGGAGTTCGCGCTCTTCGCGGGCGTGGAGCTCACGCCCGCCATGGCCAACGACCTCTTCTGCGCCGTGCAGACCGACACCGGCCGGTTCCAGTACCAGAACGCCGACCCCGAGGCGTTCAAGGTGGCGTCGCTCCTCGTGGACGCCGGCGCCGACCCGTCGTGGGTCTCCCTCAATGTCTACCAGAGCTTCAGGCTCCCGTACCTCCACCTCGAGTCCATCGTCATGGGCCGCATCGTCACCCTCGACTGCGGTCGCATCGCCTACAGCTACGCCACCCGGGCCGACCTCGCCCACACCGGGGCCGAGGACGACGAGTGCGACGGCCTCATCGACAGCGTGCGCTCCATCCGGGGCGCCGAGGCCGCGCTCTTCCTCAAGGAGTCGCCGACCCCGGGCGTCGTGCGCGGCAACCTGCGGGCCAAGGGCGACGTGGACGTCTCCGCCGTGGCGAGGGCCATGGGCGGCGGCGGGCACCGTGCGGCCGCCGGCTTCTCCGCCGACGGCACCATCGACGACGTGTTCGCCCAGGTGTTCCCGCTCCTCAGGGAGGTCGTCTCGGGCTGCCCGCCCTGCGGGGGCGCCCGGTGA
- the truB gene encoding tRNA pseudouridine(55) synthase TruB — MDCLFAVDKPRGMTSHDVVDACRRALHERRVGHGGTLDPDASGVLVLGVGQATRLLGILTLATKAYKSTFRFGCETTTDDAEGAPVRVAKAPARLADPVVAAAVVASMPGDAMQVPPAFSAVSKDGRRSYAAARAGEAVELDPRPVSILRAELLGTSLYDGVVSWDVSLEVSKGCYIRSIARDLGRDVGCWAHVCSLRRTASGPVGLADCLTLEELAAGGVDAVRARALDPAAVLGLPVRELSDRELADAACGRRLAAATDAEEVALVHGGRLHGVWERRGRSLASKMNLVKGVEGVRGGLR, encoded by the coding sequence GTGGACTGCCTGTTCGCCGTGGACAAGCCCCGGGGCATGACGAGCCACGACGTCGTGGACGCCTGCCGCCGCGCCCTCCACGAGCGCAGGGTGGGCCACGGCGGGACCCTGGACCCCGACGCCTCGGGCGTCCTCGTCCTGGGCGTCGGGCAGGCCACGCGCCTCCTCGGCATCCTTACGCTTGCGACCAAGGCCTACAAGTCCACGTTCCGGTTCGGCTGCGAGACCACGACCGACGACGCCGAGGGGGCGCCGGTCCGCGTGGCCAAGGCGCCGGCACGCCTCGCCGACCCCGTGGTGGCCGCCGCGGTCGTGGCCTCCATGCCCGGCGACGCCATGCAGGTGCCGCCGGCCTTCTCCGCCGTGTCCAAGGACGGCCGGCGCTCCTACGCCGCGGCGCGGGCGGGGGAGGCCGTGGAGCTCGACCCCAGGCCCGTCTCCATCCTCCGGGCCGAGCTGCTCGGCACCTCCCTCTACGACGGCGTGGTCTCCTGGGACGTCTCCCTCGAGGTCTCCAAGGGCTGCTACATCCGCTCCATAGCGCGCGACCTCGGCCGCGACGTAGGCTGCTGGGCCCACGTCTGCTCCCTGCGCCGCACGGCGTCCGGCCCCGTGGGCCTCGCCGACTGCCTCACCCTCGAGGAGCTCGCTGCCGGCGGCGTCGACGCCGTCCGTGCGCGGGCGCTCGACCCCGCGGCGGTCCTCGGCCTCCCGGTGCGCGAGCTCTCCGACCGGGAGCTCGCCGACGCGGCGTGCGGGAGGCGGCTGGCCGCCGCCACCGACGCCGAAGAGGTCGCCCTCGTGCACGGCGGACGTCTCCACGGCGTGTGGGAGCGCCGGGGCCGCTCCCTCGCCTCCAAGATGAACCTCGTCAAGGGCGTAGAGGGGGTGCGCGGTGGGCTCCGCTGA
- the nusA gene encoding transcription termination factor NusA yields the protein MAATHDNEKNNEMMEALMALCHEKHIDELYLLDRLEQSLAKSYADLDPDRFPDGAKVTIDRTSGRFFLYRLVPEGEPDPETGEYTEFREEAVDDPGISRIAALHAKSEIAAITRNAARQMIYEEFSERVGDIITGTVIQSVPDFTIIKIREGIEAELPHFDLRKNNEERQERNERPAGERYRHGDRIKALIIEVRDPQARIQPVRGEFSRPSIVVSRSHPDLLRRLFELEVPEIYDGVVEIESIAREPGRRSKVAVSSLDDRLDPVGACVGPKGSRVRTVVSELRGERVDVVLWSDDPAKRVANALSPAKVTRVIVDPEHTYATVIVPDDQLSLAIGKEGQNARLAARLTGYHIDIKSEGIARDLIAKMRKKAEAAEDLIDQDQEQPATRCAHVSENGTQCRNMARPGSKYCGVHEAAAEGESLLDREYDAIDTSDDPDSLI from the coding sequence ATGGCCGCCACCCACGACAACGAGAAGAACAACGAGATGATGGAGGCCCTCATGGCGCTCTGCCATGAGAAGCACATCGACGAGCTCTACCTGCTCGACCGCCTCGAGCAGTCGCTCGCCAAGAGCTACGCCGACCTCGACCCCGACCGCTTCCCCGACGGCGCCAAGGTCACCATCGACCGCACATCGGGCCGGTTCTTTCTCTACCGTCTGGTCCCCGAGGGCGAGCCCGACCCCGAGACCGGCGAGTACACCGAGTTCCGCGAGGAGGCCGTAGACGACCCCGGCATCTCCCGCATCGCCGCCCTCCACGCCAAGAGCGAGATCGCGGCCATCACCCGCAACGCCGCCCGCCAGATGATCTACGAGGAGTTCTCGGAGCGCGTCGGTGACATCATCACCGGCACCGTCATCCAGTCGGTCCCCGACTTCACCATCATCAAGATCCGCGAGGGCATCGAGGCCGAGCTCCCGCACTTCGACCTCCGCAAGAACAACGAGGAGCGCCAGGAGCGCAACGAGCGCCCCGCCGGCGAGCGCTACCGCCACGGCGACCGCATCAAGGCCCTCATCATCGAGGTCCGCGACCCGCAGGCCCGCATCCAGCCCGTCCGCGGCGAGTTCTCCCGCCCCTCCATCGTGGTCTCCCGCTCCCACCCCGACCTGCTCCGCCGCCTCTTCGAGCTCGAGGTCCCCGAGATCTACGACGGCGTGGTGGAGATCGAGTCCATCGCCCGCGAGCCCGGCCGTCGCTCCAAGGTGGCCGTGAGCTCCCTGGACGACCGTCTCGACCCCGTGGGCGCCTGTGTCGGCCCCAAGGGCAGCCGCGTGCGCACCGTGGTCTCCGAGCTCCGCGGCGAGCGCGTCGACGTCGTGCTCTGGAGCGACGACCCCGCCAAGCGCGTGGCCAACGCCCTGTCGCCCGCCAAGGTGACCCGCGTCATCGTCGACCCCGAGCACACCTACGCCACGGTGATCGTGCCCGACGACCAGCTCTCCCTGGCCATCGGCAAGGAGGGCCAGAACGCCCGGCTCGCCGCGCGCCTCACCGGTTACCATATCGACATCAAGAGCGAGGGGATCGCCCGCGACCTCATCGCGAAGATGCGCAAGAAGGCCGAGGCCGCCGAGGACCTCATCGATCAGGACCAGGAGCAGCCCGCCACGCGTTGCGCCCACGTCTCCGAGAATGGGACGCAGTGCCGCAACATGGCCCGGCCCGGCTCCAAGTACTGCGGCGTCCACGAGGCCGCCGCGGAGGGGGAGAGCCTCCTCGACCGCGAGTACGACGCGATCGACACGTCCGATGACCCCGATTCCCTGATCTAA
- the ribF gene encoding bifunctional riboflavin kinase/FMN adenylyltransferase — protein sequence MGSADAGELARSLAWGVVVPRGVPVDGGVLHGCPGSPCVAAIGAFDGMHAGHRQLLDRARRDAASRGLPLVAVTFDPDPSGILGPEPQPALLSRDDRLRMLWSTGVDGILVLDFTAAVASLDYRRFMDGLAATLGLASVHVGEGFRLGAGGEGTVARLAAWGAGAGVDVFGHRLLALDGSPVSATRIRRDVAAGDVQEARRLLTRYHFSHGTVVHGRGEGTSFGFPTANVVCPAGSVAPASGVFGGYVVVDGLAWPAAVNAGLPPTFADGGEGASGPLLECALVGFSGDLYGAAVEVMLTEELRASRRFGDVGDLRSVVLGNIEQVRRRLGEAPVRLEGPR from the coding sequence GTGGGCTCCGCTGACGCCGGCGAGCTCGCCCGCTCCCTCGCGTGGGGCGTCGTCGTGCCCCGGGGCGTCCCCGTCGACGGCGGCGTGCTCCACGGGTGCCCCGGCTCCCCGTGCGTCGCGGCCATCGGAGCCTTCGACGGCATGCACGCCGGCCACCGCCAGCTCCTGGACCGCGCCCGGCGGGACGCCGCCTCCCGAGGGCTGCCGCTCGTGGCCGTCACGTTCGACCCGGACCCCTCCGGCATCCTCGGGCCGGAGCCCCAGCCTGCGCTCCTCTCCCGCGACGACCGCCTCCGTATGCTCTGGTCCACCGGCGTCGACGGAATCCTCGTCCTCGACTTCACGGCCGCCGTGGCCTCGCTCGACTACCGTCGTTTCATGGACGGGCTCGCCGCGACCCTCGGCCTCGCCTCGGTGCACGTCGGCGAGGGCTTCAGGCTCGGGGCCGGCGGCGAGGGCACCGTCGCCCGCCTCGCGGCGTGGGGCGCGGGGGCCGGCGTCGACGTCTTCGGCCACCGGCTCCTGGCCCTCGACGGCTCGCCGGTGAGCGCCACCCGCATCCGGCGGGACGTGGCCGCGGGCGACGTGCAGGAGGCCCGCAGGCTCCTCACGCGGTATCATTTCTCCCACGGGACGGTCGTCCACGGCCGGGGCGAGGGCACGTCCTTCGGCTTCCCCACGGCCAACGTGGTGTGCCCCGCGGGGTCGGTGGCTCCGGCCTCGGGCGTCTTCGGCGGCTACGTCGTCGTCGACGGCCTCGCGTGGCCTGCCGCCGTCAACGCCGGGCTGCCGCCCACCTTCGCCGACGGCGGGGAGGGCGCCTCCGGCCCCTTACTCGAGTGCGCGCTCGTGGGCTTCTCCGGCGACCTCTACGGCGCCGCCGTAGAGGTCATGCTCACCGAGGAGCTCAGGGCGTCGCGGAGGTTCGGGGACGTCGGGGACCTCAGGTCCGTCGTCCTCGGCAACATCGAGCAGGTGCGCCGCCGCCTCGGGGAGGCGCCGGTTAGGTTGGAGGGCCCCCGCTGA